The Myxococcota bacterium genomic interval GTAGCCCGAGCCGTCCATCTCGAGCCCGAGCGCGCGCGTGAACTCACCGTTGCCGTCCGCGAGCATGCTGACCTTGTTGCCGACGTTGCGGTCCTTGCCCCAAGCGTCCATCACGAAGGCGTCGTTCACCGAGACACACGCGATCTCGGACACACCCTTCTCGCGGATCTTGTCCGCCTGCTCGACGAAGCCGGGCAGGTGCTTCGCGGAGCACGTCGGCGTGAAGGCGCCGGGCAGCGCGAACAGCACGACCTTGCGGCCCTTGAAGTACTCCTCGGTCTGGATGTCCTTCATGCCTTCCGGCGTGAGGCGCTTCAGGGTCGCCTTCGGAACGCGGTCACCGACTTTGATCGCCATGGGATGCTCCTTCGCTTCGGGGTTGGACGCCGAGTTTACGGAATCGTGCCGGCGTTTTCAGAATCGGGACGCGTGGTAATCTCGCGCCCCATGAAGAGCCCACGTCACTTCTTCGCCCCCAAGGCGATCGGCGCGCCCCAGCCCGCGCGCGAGATCCCGGTCCGGCCGTCGCGCATGATTCACTTCTTCGACCCCAGCAACCCGCGCATGGCGTCGAAGGTGCCCGACATCGCCAAGCAGGTGGACATCCTCTTGGGCAACCTCGAGGACGCGATCCCGACCGAGCGCAAGGTCGACGCGCGCGAGGGCCTGATCAAGATCGCGCGCGACGTCGACTTCGGCGCCACGCAGCTCTGGACGCGCGTCAACTCACTCGACAGCCCGTGGGTGCTCGACGACCTGGTGCGGCTGGTGGGCGAGATCGGCGACAAGCTCGACGTGATCATGGTGCCCAAGGTCGAGGGGCCCTGGGACATCCACTACGTGGACCAGCTGCTGGCGCAGCTCGAGGCGAAGGCCGGGCTGACCAAGCCCCTGCTCGTGCACGCGATCCTCGAGACGGCGCTGGGCGTGGCCAACGTGGAGGAAATCGTCGCGGCCAGCCCGCGCATGCAGGGCCTGTCACTCGGGCCGGCCGACCTCGCGGCCTCGCGGCGCATGAAGACCACGCGCGTGGGCGGCGGCCACCCGGGGTATCTCGTGCGCGCCGACCCCGATCCGAAGAACCCCGAGGCCGTGCGAGTCACCGCCCAGCAGGACTTGTGGCACTACACCATGGCGCGCATGGTCGACGCCTGCGCGGCCACCGGCGCGCTGCCCTTCTACGGCCCGTTCGGCGCGATCGACGACCCGGTCGCGTGCGAGGACCAGTTCCGCAACGCCTTCCTGATGGGCTGCGTGGGCGCGTGGTCGTTGCACCCTTCGCAGATCGAGATCGCCAAGCGCGTGTTCACGCCTCCGCCCGACGAGGTGCTGTGGGCCAAGCGCGTGCTGCGCGCCATGCCCGACGGCAGCGGCACGCTCATGCTCGAGGGCAAGATGCAGGACGACGCCACCTGGAAGCAGTGCAAGGTCATGGTGAGCCTGGCCGAGCTGCTGGCGGCG includes:
- a CDS encoding peroxiredoxin: MAIKVGDRVPKATLKRLTPEGMKDIQTEEYFKGRKVVLFALPGAFTPTCSAKHLPGFVEQADKIREKGVSEIACVSVNDAFVMDAWGKDRNVGNKVSMLADGNGEFTRALGLEMDGSGYGMGIRSQRYSAVIEDGVVKKLHVEAPGKFEVSKAEVILDDLK
- a CDS encoding CoA ester lyase, with amino-acid sequence MKSPRHFFAPKAIGAPQPAREIPVRPSRMIHFFDPSNPRMASKVPDIAKQVDILLGNLEDAIPTERKVDAREGLIKIARDVDFGATQLWTRVNSLDSPWVLDDLVRLVGEIGDKLDVIMVPKVEGPWDIHYVDQLLAQLEAKAGLTKPLLVHAILETALGVANVEEIVAASPRMQGLSLGPADLAASRRMKTTRVGGGHPGYLVRADPDPKNPEAVRVTAQQDLWHYTMARMVDACAATGALPFYGPFGAIDDPVACEDQFRNAFLMGCVGAWSLHPSQIEIAKRVFTPPPDEVLWAKRVLRAMPDGSGTLMLEGKMQDDATWKQCKVMVSLAELLAARDPELKKKYELDD